In Lapillicoccus jejuensis, the DNA window TGTCGGTGTGGCACTTCTGGGCCTGGATGCAGCCGACGGCCATCATCATGGCCCGCGCCGAGTTGGTGTAGTCGGCGCCCTGGACGAGCCGCTTGACGATGTCGCTGGCGCCGACGACCTTGCCGCTGGCCCCGAGCCTGACCGTGTCCCGCAGGCCGGCGCCGACGAGCGCGTTGTGCACCGTCATCAGGCCGTCGGTGAGCGGCATGCCGACGTGGTCCTCGAACTCGAGCGGCGCCGCGCCGGTGCCGCCCTCGGAGCCGTCGACGACGATGAAGTCCGGTGCCGTGCCGACCTCGAGCATCGCCTTGACCATGGCGAGGACGTCGGTGCGCGAGCCGACGCACAGCTTGAACCCGGCGGGCTTGCCGCCGGCGAGGTCGCGCATCCGCGCGATGAACTCGATGAGCTCGACCGGGGTGGAGAAGACCTTGTGCTGCGCAGGGCTCACGCACTTCTGGCCCTGCGGGACCTCGCGGATCCGGGCGATCTCCTCGCTGACCTTGGCCGCGGGCAGGACGCCGCCGATGCCGGGCTTGGCGCCCTGGCTCAGCTTGAGCGACACGCACTTCACCCGGTCGTCGGCGGACTTGTCGGCGAACTGCCGTTCGTCGAAGTCGCCGTCCTTCGTGCGGGTCGAGAAGTACCCGCTGCCGACCTCCCAGACGAGGTCGCCGCCGTGCTCGAGGTGGTACGGCGACAGCCCGCCCTCGCCGGTGTCGTGGGCGAACCCGCCCATCTTCGCGCCCTTGTTGAGCGCGCGGATCGCGTTGGCGGACAACGCCCCGAAGCTCATCGCCGACACGTTGAGCAGGCTCATCGAGTAGGGCTTGCTGCAGTCCGGCCCGCCGATCAGGACCCGGTGCGGCTCCTTCGGCTCGGCGACCGGGACGGTCGAGTGGACGAGGAACTCGTAGCCGACCTCGTTGACGTCGCGCTCGGTGCCGAACGGCTGCTCGGTCATCGTGCCCTTCGCCCGCTCGTAGACGAGCGACCGGGTGTCGCGGTCGAACGGCCGCCCGTCCCAGTTGCGCTCGATGAAGTACTGCTGCAGCTCGGGACGCAGGTCCTCGAGCAGGAAGCGCAGGTGCCCGACGACGGGGTAGTTGCGCAGGACGCTGTGGCGACGCTGGAGGACGTCGTACAGGCCGAGGGCGCCGAGGGCGCCGGCCCCCGCGGAGAGGGCGGCACGGGTTCGGCTCATGCGACGACGAGTGCCCGATCGGCCCCGCGGCAAACGGCCGCCGGAGACCTTGCCAGCCGGCTCTCAGGCGGCGGCCGTCGTGCTGTCCTCGCGTCGGGTCGGGGCGCCCCGGCCGGTCCACGGCCGCAGGTCCTGGGTGAAGCGGCCGCGCAGGTTGACGACCCGGTCGACCACGTAGTTCTGCGGGATGGTCCACGGGGCGCGGTCACCCTGGTGCGGGAACGCGGAGATCGCGCGCCTGACGTAGCCCGACGTGAGGTCGATGACCGGGCGCTTGCCCAGACCCGCCGGAGCGACCGGGGCGACGGCCCGCAGGCCCTGCTCGTCGAGGTGGGTGAGGACCTTGGTGACGAGCTGCGCGGTGAGGTCGGCGCGCAGCGTCCACGACGAGTTGACGTAGCCGACGACGAAGGCGAGGTTCGGGATGCCCTCGATCATCGCTCCGCGCCAGACCGCCCGGCTGCTGAGGTCGACCGGCTCGCCGTCGACGACGACCTCGATGCCGCCGGCCATGAGCAGCTGCAGCCCGGTCGCGGTGACGACGACGTCGGCCGGCAGGGTGCGGCCGCTGCGCAGCCGCACGCCCTCGGGCACGAAGCGGTCGACGTGGTCGGTGACGACGTGGGTGCGCCCGTCGGCCAGCGCCCGGAAGAAGTCCCCGCCGGGGGCCGCGCAGATGCGCTGGTCCCAGGGGTTGTACGGCGGCGTGAAGTGCTCCCGCACGACGTCGGCCCCGACGGTGCGGCTGGCGCCGGCCAGCAGCGCCCGGCGGGTGAGGGCCGGGAAGCGGCGGGCCAGCGCGTAGGTGACGATCCGCTCGCCGATGTGCTTGGCCCGCAGGATCCTGTGGGCGACCTGCTCGGGGACGCGGCCGCGCAGCTTCTCCACCCAGGCCTCGCGCGACGGCACGGCGGCGATCCACGTGGGGGTGCGCTGGAGCATCGTCACGTCGGCGCCGAGGTCGGCCAGCGCCGGCACGAGGGTGATGGCGGTCGCGCCGGAGCCGATGACGACGACGCGGCGGCCGGCGACGTCGAGGTCCTGCGGCCAGTGCTGGGGGTGGACGACCTGCCCGGCGAACTCGTCGCGACCGGCGAACTGCGGCGTGAAGCCCTCGTCGTAGCGGTAGTAGCCGGTGCAGAGCAGCAGGAAGGAGCAGGTGAGGGTGCGGCGCTCCGTCCGGCCGTCCTGGGTGACCTCGAGGTCGAGCTCCCACCGCGCGGCGTCGCTGTCCCACGACGCGCGGGCGACCCGGTGCGCGTAGCGGATGTGCCGGTCGATGCCGGTCTCGCGCACCGCCTCCTCGATGTACTCGCGGATCTGCGTGCCGCCGGCGAGCAGCGCGTCACCCTTCCACGGCTTGAAGGGGAAGCCGAAGGAGAAGATGTCCGAGTCGCTGCGGATGCCGGGGTAGCGGAACAGGTCCCAGGTGCCGCCGAGCGCGGCGCGGCCCTCGAGGACGGCGTAGGTGCGGCCGGGGTGCTGCTGCTGGACCCGGTACGCCGCGTCGACGCCGGAGATGCCGGCGCCGACGATGACGACGTCGAGGTGCTCGGGGCGCTCGGGCTGCGTGGTGCTCATACCCCCAGGATGCCCGGACCGGGCCGCGGGTACTTGGCCGGGGGCGACAGCCTTTTGTCCCTGCGCGACAGGTGGGCGGGGTCAGCCGGCGCGGCGGACCTGGGTCGGCGTGCTCCCCCACCACCGCCGCGCGGCGCGGGTGAGCGCCGCCTGCTCGGCCAGCCCGAGCGCCGAGGCGACCCGCGCCATCGGCAGGTCGGTCGTCGTCAGCAGCCGGCGCGCGGTCTCGCGGCGCACGTCGTCGAGGACGGTCGCGAACGTCGTCCCCTCGGCAGCGAGGCGGCGCTGCAGGGTGCGCGGGTGCAGGGCGAGCAGCCGCGCGACGGCGCCGATCTCGAGCCGGGTCGTGCCGATCGACTGGGCGAGGGTCGCGTGCACCAGCGCGGTGGTGGACGTCAGTGCGGCGGCGCCCCGCCGTTGCAGCAGGGCGAGCGCGATCCGGCGGGTGTCCTCGTCGCCGCTCACCGTCGGCGTCGCGGCGAAGCCCGCGACCACGCGCAGCCGCGCGACCGGCTGCCCGGGGTGCACCGGGGCGCCGTACAGCTCCTCGTACGGCGCGAGCCCGGCGGGCGGGTCGTAGGGCAGCTCGACCGAGCGCAGGCCGTAGGGACCGCCGACGAGGTCGAGCGCGGCGCGGTGGACGAAGGCCATCGTCAGGTCGGTGCCCTGGACGGGGTAGGAGCCCTCGGCGGTCATGTCGAGGCGCAGCGCGACGACGCCGCGGGCGCCGCGGGGGTCGGGCTCGACGGTCAGCCGCATGACGTCGCTGTGGACGAAGAGGTAGCGCGAGGTGCACTCCAGCGCCTCCCCCAGCGTCGGGCTGGAGCGGATGGCGAGCGCCAGCGGGCCGAGCATGGCGATCTCCTGGCGGCGGGCGACGCGCAGCGCGAGGTCGGGGCAGGCCAGCTCCGCGGCGGCGGTCTCCAGCAGGACGGCCATGGCGACGTCGGAGACGAGCAGGTCGTCGGAGTCGAGGGCCTCCGGCGGCAGACCGCTGCGCCGGGCCAGGTCGTCGGCGTCCCCGCCGAGCTCGGCGACGACCGAGCGCAGCCCGCGGATGCCCGCCGACCGGATGACCGTCACGCAGGCGAGCGTACGGCGCCGTCCCGTCTCAGCACGGTCTCAGCCGCGCCCGGGACCATGGTCGGGTGACCGAGCCCGTCGCCGACCGCCGCCCCCGCGTGCCCGCCACCCCGATCGCCTCGGGCGTCAGCCGCGTCGCGCTGCCGACCGTCGGCTTCTGGGTCGCCAAGGCGCTGTCGACCGCGATGGGCGAGTCGGTCTCGGACTGGTCGACGAAGGCGGTCGACCCGGTGCTCGCGGTGCTGGCCGGCTTCGCCCTCTTCGTCGTTGCGCTGGCCTGGCAGCTGACCCGGCGGGCCTACCGGCCGTGGGCGTACTGGACCGCCGTCGCCATGGTGGGCATCTTCGGCACGATGGCGGCGGACGTCGCGCACGTGGCCCTCGGGCTGCCGTACGCCGTCTCGTTCGTGCTCTGCGCGGTGCTGCTCGGCGGGCTCTTCGCGCTGTGGAAGCGGACCGAGGGCACGCTCGACGTCCACGACGTGACGACGACGCGGCGCGAGCTGCTCTACTGGGCCGCGGTCGTGCTGACCTTCGCCATGGGCACCGCGCTCGGCGACCTCACCGCGACGACGCTCCACCTGGGGTACGTCGCCTCGATCGTCCTCTTCGCGGTGGCGATCCTCGTGCCCGTGGTCGGCTACCGCCGGTTCGGCTGGGGCGCGGTGCCGTCGTTCTGGACGGCCTACGTCCTCACCCGCCCGGTCGGTGCGTCCGTCGCCGACTGGCTCGGGAAGCCGGTGCGCGAGCACGGCGTCGGGCTCGGGTCCGGCCCGGTGGGGCTCGTCCTCGTCGTCGCGCTCGTCGTCGCCGTCGCGGTCACCGCCCGCCGCGACCCCACCTCCTGAGGAGACCCGGGCGGAACACCGGCCCCGCGTCACCGGGTCACGTGGTGGGCGGCGCGAAGAGGTGCAGGCGGGCGAAGGCGAGGGACTCGGCGAGGTCGACCTCTCGCTGCGCCGGCCCGGCCTTGCGG includes these proteins:
- a CDS encoding AraC family transcriptional regulator, whose amino-acid sequence is MTVIRSAGIRGLRSVVAELGGDADDLARRSGLPPEALDSDDLLVSDVAMAVLLETAAAELACPDLALRVARRQEIAMLGPLALAIRSSPTLGEALECTSRYLFVHSDVMRLTVEPDPRGARGVVALRLDMTAEGSYPVQGTDLTMAFVHRAALDLVGGPYGLRSVELPYDPPAGLAPYEELYGAPVHPGQPVARLRVVAGFAATPTVSGDEDTRRIALALLQRRGAAALTSTTALVHATLAQSIGTTRLEIGAVARLLALHPRTLQRRLAAEGTTFATVLDDVRRETARRLLTTTDLPMARVASALGLAEQAALTRAARRWWGSTPTQVRRAG
- a CDS encoding flavin-containing monooxygenase, with the protein product MSTTQPERPEHLDVVIVGAGISGVDAAYRVQQQHPGRTYAVLEGRAALGGTWDLFRYPGIRSDSDIFSFGFPFKPWKGDALLAGGTQIREYIEEAVRETGIDRHIRYAHRVARASWDSDAARWELDLEVTQDGRTERRTLTCSFLLLCTGYYRYDEGFTPQFAGRDEFAGQVVHPQHWPQDLDVAGRRVVVIGSGATAITLVPALADLGADVTMLQRTPTWIAAVPSREAWVEKLRGRVPEQVAHRILRAKHIGERIVTYALARRFPALTRRALLAGASRTVGADVVREHFTPPYNPWDQRICAAPGGDFFRALADGRTHVVTDHVDRFVPEGVRLRSGRTLPADVVVTATGLQLLMAGGIEVVVDGEPVDLSSRAVWRGAMIEGIPNLAFVVGYVNSSWTLRADLTAQLVTKVLTHLDEQGLRAVAPVAPAGLGKRPVIDLTSGYVRRAISAFPHQGDRAPWTIPQNYVVDRVVNLRGRFTQDLRPWTGRGAPTRREDSTTAAA
- a CDS encoding FMN-binding glutamate synthase family protein; this encodes MSRTRAALSAGAGALGALGLYDVLQRRHSVLRNYPVVGHLRFLLEDLRPELQQYFIERNWDGRPFDRDTRSLVYERAKGTMTEQPFGTERDVNEVGYEFLVHSTVPVAEPKEPHRVLIGGPDCSKPYSMSLLNVSAMSFGALSANAIRALNKGAKMGGFAHDTGEGGLSPYHLEHGGDLVWEVGSGYFSTRTKDGDFDERQFADKSADDRVKCVSLKLSQGAKPGIGGVLPAAKVSEEIARIREVPQGQKCVSPAQHKVFSTPVELIEFIARMRDLAGGKPAGFKLCVGSRTDVLAMVKAMLEVGTAPDFIVVDGSEGGTGAAPLEFEDHVGMPLTDGLMTVHNALVGAGLRDTVRLGASGKVVGASDIVKRLVQGADYTNSARAMMMAVGCIQAQKCHTDKCPVGVATQSHARALALDVGDKAQRVQRYQQATVAEAVTLMAAMGVHSPAELTPHQLRVNVDVRHQASYAQLHDWLEPGELLEGPRPSWAADWAAARPDTFRAAHPTSRRTA